One Pleuronectes platessa chromosome 20, fPlePla1.1, whole genome shotgun sequence DNA window includes the following coding sequences:
- the emc9 gene encoding ER membrane protein complex subunit 9, whose amino-acid sequence MGEVELSCRAYVKMFLHASLFPRCSINGLLLSSSSPGGAVCVTDCVPLLHAHLPLAPITQLALTQVDVWCSQTQQRIVGYYQANACVTDSSPTPCAMKIADKIAEQFDNAVLLMLDSSKMSADYRVPPIVMYERKDSRWLLKDKHTIMLRQWEETRAIAGQMLESGDHMQLVDFDSHLDDITKDWTNQKLNTKIAELASPANGNI is encoded by the exons ATGGGGGAAGTGGAGCTGTCCTGTCGGGCCTACGTGAAGATGTTCCTGCACGCGTCCCTGTTCCCACGGTGCAGCATCAACGGGCTGCTGCTGTCGTCCAGCtcgccagggggcgctgtgtgcGTGACGGACTGCGTGCCGCTGCTGCACGCGCACCTGCCCCTGGCCCCCATCACCCAGCTGGCCCTCACACAG GTGGACGTGTGGTGTTCACAGACGCAGCAGAGGATTGTGGGATACTATCAAGCCAACGCATGTGTGACAGACAGCAG CCCGACGCCGTGTGCAATGAAGATCGCCGATAAGATCGCTGAGCAGTTTGATAATGCTGTTCTGTTAATG ctCGACAGTAGTAAGATGTCTGCAGACTACCGGGTTCCTCCCATCGTGATGTATGAGCGCAAAGACTCCAGATGGCTgctcaaagacaaacacac GATAATGCTGCGGCAGTGGGAGGAGACTCGGGCGATCGCCGGTCAGATGCTGGAGTCGGGCGACCACATGCAGCTGGTGGACTTCGACAGTCACCTGGATGACATCACGAAGGACTGGACCAATCAGAAACTGAACACCAAGATCGCAGAGCTGGCGTCGCCGGCCAACGGGAACATCTAG
- the LOC128426026 gene encoding neutral cholesterol ester hydrolase 1, with translation MRLLLAAALLLSAASYFVYLPLPSGVCEPWKLMLLDALFRSVIQASDVAHSLGLCHHVHLLNRVVSWVEDTEARSCPAVHVSDSTLGGVPARVFRAKGGAELKRGIIYFHGGGWALCSGRMRSYDLLCRKMAEDLDAVVMSVDYRLAPEAVFPDQYHDALAAARDFLSAEVLKRHGIDPERVCVSGDSAGGNLAAAVAQELGSDDSLTTRFKAQALIYPVLQALDFHTSSYQQNQAVPILYRPIMARFWLQYLGADSSLVPLLLANNHSSLDQPAIGADTRSKLNWTSLLPGERRKHYRPLVRDTGSPGLLGELPALMDVRAAPLLAEQRVLGRAPKAYVMTCEFDVLRDDGLMYVKRLQDAGVPVTSDHYEDGFHGCMVFAYRPMVSSVGRRSMNNYIRWLDQNL, from the exons ATGAGGCTCCTTCTGGCCGCAGCCCTGCTGCTGTCGGCGGCCTCGTACTTCGTCTACCTGCCGCTGCCGAGCGGAGTCTGTGAGCCCTGGAAGCTGATGCTGCTGGACGCGCTGTTCCGGAGCGTCATACAGGCG AGCGACGTGGCTCACTCCCTGGGCCTGTGCCACCACGTCCACCTGCTGAACCGGGTGGTGTCCTGGGTGGAGGACACCGAGGCCCGCTCCTGCCCCGCCGTGCACGTGAGCGACTCCACGCTGGGCGGCGTCCCCGCCCGGGTCTTCCGGGCGAAGGGCGGGGCGGAGCTGAAGAGAGGAATCATATATTTCCACGGAGGGGGGTGGGCCCTCTGCAGCGGAC GGATGCGATCCTATGACCTTCTTTGCCGGAAAATGGCCGAGGACCTGGACGCTGTCGTCATGTCTGTGGA TTACCGTCTGGCCCCGGAGGCGGTGTTCCCAGATCAGTACCACGATGCGCTGGCGGCGGCGCGGGACTTCCTGTCGGCCGAGGTTTTAAAACGCCACGGCATCGACCCGGAGAGAGTGTGCGTGTCTGGAGACAGCGCGGGGGGGAACCTGGCCGccgctgtggctcaggag CTCGGGTCAGACGACAGCCTGACCACCAGGTTCAAGGCCCAGGCGCTGATCTACCCGGTTCTTCAGGCCCTGGACTTCCACACCTCGTCCTACCAGCAGAACCAGGCCGTGCCCATCCTCTACCGGCCCATCATGGCTCGTTTCTGGCTGCAGTACCTCGGCGCCGACTCCTCCCTGGTGCCCCTCCTGCTCGCCAACAACCACAGCTCCCTGGACCAGCCGGCCATCGGCGCCGACACCCGCTCCAAACTGAACTGGACCTCTCTGCTGCCGGGCGAGCGCAGGAAGCACTACCGGCCGCTGGTCAGGGACACGGGATCCCCGGGGCTGCTGGGGGAGCTGCCGGCGCTGATGGACGTGAGGGCGGCGCCGCTGCTGGCAGAGCAGAGGGTTCTGGGTCGGGCGCCCAAAGCCTACGTGATGACGTGTGAGTTCGACGTGCTGCGGGACGACGGGCTCATGTACGTGAAGCGGCTGCAGGACGCCGGCGTCCCGGTGACCAGCGACCACTACGAGGACGGCTTCCACGGCTGCATGGTGTTCGCCTACCGGCCCATGGTGTCCAGCGTGGGCCGGAGGAGCATGAACAACTACATCCGCTGGCTGGACCAGAACCTTTAG